The following proteins are co-located in the Noviherbaspirillum sp. UKPF54 genome:
- a CDS encoding CsbD family protein, with amino-acid sequence MNKDQVKGAVKDAAGKVQQKAGEMTGSTQQQAKGVEKQAEGKTQKVAGDVKDAVRKH; translated from the coding sequence ATGAACAAGGATCAAGTCAAAGGTGCGGTGAAAGACGCTGCCGGCAAAGTGCAGCAAAAGGCTGGCGAAATGACTGGCAGCACACAACAGCAAGCCAAAGGTGTTGAAAAGCAAGCTGAAGGCAAGACCCAAAAGGTTGCCGGCGACGTGAAAGACGCTGTACGCAAGCACTGA